The Pyricularia oryzae 70-15 chromosome 5, whole genome shotgun sequence genome includes a region encoding these proteins:
- a CDS encoding endo-1,3(4)-beta-glucanase 1, translating into MRFNIILTMLVGVASCSSDGSENRHQHRHPHAAPAAHPAKRQVADSAPGARSTTPPQSVVASPTGSSPVTRPANEKPKATSVGVLITELEGGVAQIITARPGPPPDTKGTVITKLNTTGHATIAPLLTRPIPPVKERFEVDLQARSAAAIATRNPSPSRPAVARMAAPNIFAEPISTNPPHAKFLRRDDHPVGRSSITSLAPYPTNKFFSNMYLGGMRSPAFLHPYSIQWAKGEGVTGSWGFAISHTEPNQRVFGPPDPKTKASKYFINPIGIHSIVLSAQELGPQTQLAMTELCAFSAMAELRATPGSQPTLKMPFVQGSGFITGIYNGASPIVSSGVYFRQVLRANQNPQPGVVKYKMFLEDGKSWLLYARHTSGNPLILDVVDSKNFKAREPFWGTIQIAKEPGNGEAIYDQACGAYATSMELSGTTSGTSGSYTFTFKRAGLASSKLLMFALPHHADGFSEASRQAVTGLQLQTTTKGLASGILADSWTIRETLTPGVGFLPWDRRRGEISKLGNSARIAVLRIAQQELAQNMIDQANLDSMYFSGKALAKFASIIIVANDLLKNPEVAQTGLNQLKRAFAIFAENRQKFPLVYDTRWGGIVSSASSSSLTITHPGNTYYNDHHFHYGYFVYTAAVIAHIDKAWGNANKEFVNTLVRDFANPSAKDGFFTMYRNFDWYHGHSWAHGLYDTLDGNMWGRAIGDANMEARGELQLAAQARAFKYYYLYTSDNKVQPAEFVGNKVAGILFENKIDHTTFFGANIEFIQGIHMIPLMPFSPLTRSDQFVREEWATYFDNGRINEVQGGWRGILMGNYAQINPAMAYSFFGSSKFDPGFLDGGASRTWYMAYSAALHPEYPRSPLVYHEWRLSFSALLLGRPGEAGFRN; encoded by the exons ATGCGTTTCAACATTATACTGACGATGTTGGTCGGCGTAGCCAGTTGCTCATCCGACGGCAGTGAAAATCGACACCAACATCGGCATCCTCACGCAGCACCAGCGGCTCACCCTGCCAAAAGACAAGTCGCAGACAGTGCCCCAGGGGCTAGGAGTACGACACCACCACAAAGTGTAGTAGCCTCGCCCACCGGCAGCTCTCCAGTGACCCGGCCAGCCAACGAGAAGCCCAAGGCAACTAGCGTGGGCGTATTGATCACCGAGCTCGAGGGAGGTGTTGCACAGATCATCACGGCCCGCCCTGGCCCGCCCCCTGATACCAAGGGTACCGTTATCACCAAGCTGAATACCACCGGCCACGCCACAATAGCACCTCTGCTCACCAGGCCCATTCCTCCGGTAAAGGAGAGATTCGAGGTCGATCTTCAAGCTCGATCTGCAGCAGCAATCGCAACCAGAAACCCGTCGCCGTCCAGACCGGCTGTCGCCAGGATGGCTGCTCCAAACATATTCGCAGAGCCCATCTCAACCAACCCGCCACATGCAAAGTTTCTACGCCGCGATGATCATCCAGTCGGACGGAGCAGCATCACGTCGTTGGCGCCGTATCCCACCAACAAGTTCTTTAGCAACATGTATCTGGGAGGCATGAGGAGCCCGGCATTTCTTCACCCTTACTCGATCCAATGGGCCAAGGGGGAGGGTGTCACGGGCAGCTGGGGGTTCGCCATCTCCCACACAGAACCCAACCAAAGAGTTTTTGGGCCACCTGATCCGAAGACCAAAGCTTCCAAGTACTTCATCAATCCGATTGGAATTCACTCTATCGTTCTTTCTGCCCAGGAGCTGGGGCCTCAGACTCAGCTGGCAATGACTGAACTTTGTGCCTTCAGCGCCATGGCCGAGTTGCGAGCCACTCCCGGGAGCCAGCCCACCCTGAAGATGCCTTTTGTCCAGGGCTCGGGGTTCATTACGGGCATCTATAACGGCGCAAGTCCCATTGTCAGCTCCGGTGTTTACTTCAGGCAGGTCTTGCGTGCCAATCAGAACCCTCAGCCGGGCGTTGTCAAATACAAGATGTTCCTGGAGGACGGCAAGTCGTGGCTTCTGTACGCACGCCACACTTCAGGCAACCCCCTCATTCTCGATGTTGTCGACAGCAAGAACTTTAAGGCGAGAGAGCCGTTCTGGGGTACGATTCAAATCGCCAAAGAGCCAGGCAACGGCGAGGCCATATACGACCAGGCCTGCGGTGCGTATGCCACTTCGATGGAGCTCTCGGGGACGACCAGCGGCACCTCTGGGTCGTACACGTTCACTTTCAAGCGGGCGGGTCTTGCGAGCTCGAAGCTCCTCATGTTTGCGCTGCCGCACCACGCCGATGGCTTCTCGGAAGCATCGCGCCAGGCGGTCACTGGCCTCCAGTTGCAGACGACGACCAAGGGCCTCGCGAGCGGAATCTTGGCGGATTCGTGGACGATACGGGAGACTCTGACCCCGGGCGTCGGGTTCCTGCCCTGGGACCGTAGGAGGGGCGAGATCTCCAAGCTCGGCAACTCTGCTAGGATCGCAGTGCTCAGGATCGCGCAGCAGGAGCTCGCGCAGAACATGATTGACCAGGCGAACTTGGATTCGATGTACTTCAGTGGCAAG GCTCTAGCCAAGTTCGCATCGatcatcatcgtcgccaACGATCTGCTTAAGAATCCCGAGGTCGCTCAGACGGGGCTTAACCAGCTCAAGAGAGCATTCGCCATCTTTGCTGAGAACCGACAAAAGTTTCCGCTCGTCTACGACACTCGATGGGGTGGTATAGTGTCTAGCGCTTC TTCATCTTCGCTGACCATAACCCATCCAGGCAACACATACTACAATGACCACCACTTCCATTATGGCTATTTCGTCTACACGGCAGCTGTGATTGCCCACATTGACAAGGCCTGGGGTAATGCCAACAAGGAATTTGTCAACACGCTGGTCAGAGACTTTGCGAACCCTAGCGCCAAGGATGGCTTCTTCACCATGTATCGCAACTTTGACTGGTACCACGGGCACAGTTGGGCTCACGGACTGTACGATACTCTGGACGGGAAT ATGTGGGGACGCGCCATCGGCGACGCAAACATGGAGGCGCGGGGAGAGCTGCAGCTGGCGGCGCAGGCGCGGGCGTTCAAGTACTACTACCTATACACGTCAGACAACAAGGTACAGCCGGCCGAGTTTGTGGGCAACAAGGTGGCGGGCATCTTATTCGAGAACAAGATCGACCACACGACCTTCTTTGGCGCCAACATCGAGTTTATCCAGGGCATCCACATGATACCCCTGATGCCCTTCTCACCGCTTACGCGCAGCGACCAGTTTGTCCGTGAGGAGTGGGCTACCTACTTCGACAATGGCCGCATCAACGAGGTGCAAGGGGGCTGGAGGGGAATACTGATGGGCAACTATGCACAGATCAACCCGGCTATGGCATACAGCTTCTTTGGGTCGTCTAAGTTCGACCCAGGCTTCCTGGACGGCGGTGCTTCCAGGACCTGGTACATGGCTTACTCTGCCg CATTGCATCCGGAGTATCCCAGGAGTCCACTGGTTTATCATGAGTGGAGGTTGTCATTTTCGGCGTTGTTGTTGGGCCGACCTGGTGAGGCCGGGTTTCGG AATTAG